From Vibrio crassostreae, one genomic window encodes:
- a CDS encoding HPr family phosphocarrier protein has protein sequence MELTRTVLIQNRLGLHARAAVKLVELAQSFDATITIHSEEDKIATADSVMGLLMLESAQGQHITIQAAGTDSQQALDAVCHLIEDKFDEGE, from the coding sequence ATGGAATTAACTCGAACTGTACTGATCCAAAATCGCTTGGGTCTTCACGCTAGAGCAGCCGTAAAATTGGTTGAGCTTGCCCAAAGCTTTGATGCAACCATCACTATCCATAGCGAAGAAGATAAAATCGCAACTGCAGACAGTGTGATGGGGCTACTTATGCTGGAATCAGCGCAAGGGCAACATATTACTATTCAAGCTGCAGGCACCGATTCACAGCAAGCGCTTGATGCCGTCTGTCATCTCATTGAAGACAAGTTTGATGAGGGTGAGTAG